Proteins from a single region of Bradyrhizobium diazoefficiens:
- a CDS encoding type I secretion system permease/ATPase, translating into MAAALSTVADEAAEPPYRRSDEVREALLKLWPHFLWAGLFSSAINLLYLSSPLYLMQVYNRVLLNENISTLVLLTLILAIALLTMAGLDAVRAWILIRCGIRLDMELSRRVFEALVVRSAERGASRGAQQLRDLDQFRTFVTGSGIYFAFDLPWIPIYLLLLFFIHPLLGLVATIGALLLLGLAGVNEVLTRSPMKQAEASGNQSYVFTENVLRHADVIRGMGMQPAVERNWQSQRSAMLVQQAIASDKNAVMTSSIRFFRLLLQSLMLGTGAWLAIDHAITPATIFAASIVMGRALVPVEQAVGTWKQFIGARDSYTQVRELLATVDLTVPQTIVPKQRNTVEVRELVCELPSRPEPVLKGLSFELAGGQALGIVGPSGSGKSTLARLLVGAMAPAAGRLCFGGLDYNHWNPVEFGRHVGYLPQDVGLFAGTVRENIARFGDASTDEIIDAAVRAGIHDMVLDLPRQYDTRLGVGGVGLSGGQRQRLGLARALLGRPPLLVLDEPNANLDAPGEEALKAALLKAKADGGAVIVITHRTTILDIVDVMMVLRSGMLDMLGPPGEVYQALQQQAAARASAS; encoded by the coding sequence ATGGCGGCAGCACTTTCGACCGTCGCGGATGAGGCGGCAGAGCCGCCGTATCGACGCAGCGACGAGGTTCGCGAAGCCTTGCTGAAGCTCTGGCCGCATTTTCTCTGGGCCGGATTGTTTTCGAGCGCGATCAACCTGCTCTATCTGTCCTCACCGCTCTATCTGATGCAGGTCTACAACCGCGTCCTGCTCAACGAAAACATCTCCACCCTCGTCCTGCTCACGCTCATTCTCGCCATTGCGCTGCTGACCATGGCCGGCCTCGACGCGGTGCGCGCCTGGATCCTGATCCGCTGCGGCATCCGGCTCGACATGGAGCTGTCGAGGCGCGTGTTCGAGGCGCTGGTGGTGCGATCCGCCGAGCGCGGCGCTTCGCGGGGCGCACAGCAACTGCGTGACCTCGACCAGTTCCGCACCTTCGTGACCGGATCCGGAATCTATTTTGCGTTCGACCTGCCCTGGATTCCGATCTACCTGCTGCTGCTGTTCTTCATTCATCCCCTGCTCGGCCTCGTCGCCACCATCGGCGCGCTGCTGCTGCTCGGGCTTGCCGGCGTCAACGAGGTCCTGACCCGTTCGCCGATGAAGCAAGCCGAGGCGTCCGGCAACCAGTCCTACGTCTTCACCGAGAATGTGCTGCGCCATGCCGACGTGATCCGCGGCATGGGCATGCAGCCGGCGGTCGAGCGCAACTGGCAGAGCCAGCGCTCGGCGATGCTGGTGCAGCAAGCGATCGCCAGCGACAAGAACGCGGTGATGACGTCCTCAATCCGCTTCTTCCGCCTGCTGTTGCAATCACTGATGCTCGGCACCGGCGCCTGGCTGGCGATCGACCATGCCATCACGCCCGCGACGATCTTTGCCGCTAGCATCGTCATGGGCCGGGCGCTGGTCCCGGTCGAACAGGCGGTCGGCACCTGGAAGCAGTTCATCGGCGCGCGCGATTCCTACACGCAGGTGCGCGAGCTGCTTGCGACCGTCGATCTGACCGTACCGCAGACCATCGTGCCGAAGCAGCGCAACACCGTCGAGGTACGCGAGCTCGTCTGCGAACTGCCCTCGCGCCCCGAACCTGTGCTGAAGGGCCTGTCCTTCGAACTGGCCGGCGGCCAGGCGCTGGGCATCGTCGGCCCGAGCGGCTCGGGCAAGAGCACCCTGGCGCGCCTCCTGGTCGGCGCGATGGCGCCCGCCGCCGGGCGGCTGTGCTTCGGCGGGCTCGACTACAATCACTGGAACCCCGTCGAGTTCGGCCGCCATGTCGGCTATCTGCCGCAGGATGTCGGCCTCTTCGCCGGTACCGTGCGCGAAAACATCGCGCGCTTCGGCGATGCTTCGACCGACGAGATCATCGATGCCGCGGTCCGCGCCGGCATCCACGACATGGTGCTCGATCTACCCCGGCAATACGACACGCGACTCGGCGTCGGGGGCGTTGGCCTGTCAGGCGGACAGCGCCAACGGCTCGGCCTCGCGCGCGCTTTGCTTGGCCGGCCGCCGCTGCTGGTGCTCGACGAACCCAACGCCAATCTCGACGCGCCGGGCGAGGAAGCGCTGAAGGCCGCTTTGCTCAAGGCCAAGGCCGATGGCGGCGCCGTCATCGTCATCACCCACCGCACCACCATCCTCGACATCGTCGACGTCATGATGGTGCTGAGGAGCGGCATGCTCGACATGCTCGGCCCGCCCGGCGAGGTCTACCAGGCCTTGCAGCAGCAGGCTGCCGCACGGGCTTCCGCATCATGA
- a CDS encoding acetolactate synthase large subunit: MSGQERKLKGSDLFVAALENEGVDRIFGVPGEENLDLVESLRTSRIELVLTRHEQAAAFMAATHGRLTGKPGVCLSTLGPGALNLSTGAAYAHLGAMPMILITGQKPIMSSRQARFQIVDVVATMKPLTKLSRQIVSASSIPTVVRDAFRVAMEERPGPVHLELPEDIAGEKVAAVPVIPIHPIEIPVAHRAALDRAAEMILAAKYPLVMMGAATSRPRSTHGIASFVRRTGIPFFTTQMGKGTVPGGTNLYMGTAALSERDYVHDAIDAADLIVAIGHDPIEKPPFIMGPSGPNVIHVSYTSASVEQVYFPDAEVVGDVGPSLELLADRLEGKLPQAAALLPLREEILNRIADRASEGRWPPTPQRIVHDIRQVMPENGIVALDNGMYKIWFARNYRTRVANTLLLDNALATMGAGLPSAMMAAMLYPDRRVLAVAGDGGFMMNSQEMETAVRLKLNLVVLVLEDNAYGMIRWKQAVDHFADYGMSFGNPDFALYAKAYGAKGHRITSIDSFGRTLDAAFREGGVHLLSIPIDYSENVRVLVDELRAHETSKT; this comes from the coding sequence ATGAGCGGGCAGGAACGGAAACTCAAAGGATCGGACCTGTTCGTCGCGGCGCTCGAAAACGAAGGCGTCGACCGGATCTTCGGCGTGCCTGGCGAAGAAAATCTCGACCTCGTCGAGTCGCTGCGCACCTCCAGGATCGAGCTGGTCCTGACCCGCCACGAGCAGGCCGCTGCCTTCATGGCCGCGACCCATGGCCGCTTGACCGGCAAGCCCGGTGTATGTCTCTCCACGCTGGGCCCCGGCGCGCTCAATCTGTCCACGGGTGCGGCCTATGCGCATCTCGGCGCGATGCCGATGATCCTCATCACCGGCCAGAAGCCGATCATGAGCAGCCGGCAGGCGCGCTTCCAGATCGTGGACGTGGTCGCGACCATGAAGCCGCTGACGAAGCTGTCGCGACAGATCGTCAGCGCCTCCTCGATTCCAACCGTCGTGCGCGACGCATTTCGCGTGGCGATGGAGGAGCGGCCGGGACCCGTGCATCTCGAACTGCCCGAAGACATCGCGGGCGAGAAGGTGGCGGCTGTTCCCGTGATCCCGATCCATCCGATCGAAATCCCCGTCGCCCACCGTGCCGCGCTCGACCGTGCGGCCGAAATGATTTTGGCCGCAAAGTATCCGCTGGTGATGATGGGCGCCGCCACCAGCCGGCCGCGCTCGACCCACGGCATCGCAAGCTTCGTGCGGCGGACCGGCATCCCGTTCTTCACCACGCAGATGGGAAAAGGGACCGTGCCCGGCGGCACCAATCTCTACATGGGCACCGCGGCGCTGTCCGAACGCGACTATGTCCACGACGCCATCGACGCCGCCGATTTGATCGTGGCGATCGGCCACGACCCGATCGAGAAGCCGCCCTTCATCATGGGGCCGTCGGGTCCGAACGTCATTCACGTCAGCTACACCTCGGCCAGCGTCGAGCAGGTGTATTTTCCCGACGCCGAGGTCGTCGGTGACGTCGGCCCGAGCCTGGAGCTTCTGGCCGACCGGCTCGAAGGCAAGCTGCCGCAGGCGGCGGCGCTGTTGCCGCTCCGAGAAGAGATCCTCAACCGCATCGCCGATCGCGCCAGCGAGGGGCGCTGGCCGCCGACGCCGCAGCGCATCGTGCACGACATCCGGCAGGTCATGCCCGAGAACGGCATCGTCGCGCTCGACAACGGCATGTACAAGATCTGGTTCGCGCGCAACTACCGCACGCGCGTCGCCAACACGCTGCTGCTCGACAACGCGTTGGCTACGATGGGCGCGGGTCTGCCGTCGGCGATGATGGCGGCGATGCTTTATCCCGATCGCCGCGTGCTCGCAGTCGCCGGTGACGGCGGCTTCATGATGAACAGCCAGGAGATGGAGACCGCCGTCCGCCTCAAGCTCAACCTGGTCGTGCTGGTGCTGGAGGACAACGCTTACGGCATGATTCGCTGGAAGCAGGCCGTCGACCATTTCGCCGATTACGGCATGAGCTTTGGTAATCCCGACTTTGCGCTCTATGCCAAGGCCTATGGCGCCAAGGGCCACCGCATCACGAGCATCGACAGCTTTGGACGGACGTTAGACGCGGCGTTTAGGGAGGGCGGTGTGCACCTCCTCTCGATCCCGATCGACTATTCGGAGAACGTGCGGGTGCTCGTTGACGAGCTGCGCGCGCACGAGACGTCGAAGACGTGA
- a CDS encoding Lin0512 family protein produces MARVRCITEMGMGVDVHGRDATKAAKRAVSDAIRHSSLGFFRMIGKTANDMFVDVTIAVPNPESVDTDAVAKELPYGTVTVNAVKGGLEIPSATEQANDPILIANAAVIVSFDKD; encoded by the coding sequence ATGGCTCGCGTTCGCTGTATCACTGAGATGGGCATGGGGGTTGACGTTCACGGCAGGGACGCGACCAAGGCGGCGAAGCGCGCGGTGTCGGATGCCATCCGGCATTCGAGCCTCGGCTTCTTCCGGATGATCGGCAAGACCGCGAATGACATGTTCGTCGATGTCACGATCGCCGTGCCCAACCCGGAAAGCGTGGACACGGATGCGGTTGCGAAGGAGCTCCCTTACGGCACCGTGACCGTCAACGCGGTCAAGGGCGGGCTGGAGATTCCCTCGGCCACGGAACAGGCGAATGACCCCATTCTCATCGCCAATGCGGCCGTGATCGTCAGCTTCGACAAGGACTGA
- a CDS encoding GNAT family N-acetyltransferase: MSDSDVALLDRPIWSALTTSQKHLAEGGPRALRYPVDMTPFADMIDMSEESFAALGDVMSPSQVAALFTTEPVDVPANFKVVLSETGEQMIGSPADSPLRDAEIVTLGAADVPAMMALTELTKPGPFAARTHELGTFLGIRAGGELVAMTGERMKPGKFTEMTAVCVHPDYRGRGYAQALLAAVARQIEARDEIPFLHVFTNNKSATALYQRQGMRIRRRLYVTAFMK, from the coding sequence GTGTCCGACAGCGATGTGGCGCTGCTGGATCGTCCGATCTGGAGCGCGCTGACGACGAGCCAGAAGCACCTGGCGGAGGGCGGGCCGCGCGCGCTGCGCTATCCCGTGGACATGACGCCGTTTGCCGACATGATCGACATGTCGGAGGAAAGCTTCGCCGCGCTCGGTGACGTCATGTCGCCGTCGCAGGTTGCCGCGCTGTTTACGACGGAGCCGGTCGACGTTCCCGCCAATTTCAAGGTCGTGCTATCAGAGACCGGCGAGCAGATGATCGGCTCGCCCGCCGATAGTCCATTGCGCGACGCCGAGATCGTGACGCTCGGTGCAGCCGACGTTCCCGCGATGATGGCGCTGACGGAGTTGACCAAGCCAGGGCCGTTCGCCGCGCGGACGCATGAGCTCGGCACGTTCCTGGGCATTCGCGCCGGCGGCGAACTGGTCGCGATGACCGGCGAGCGGATGAAGCCGGGCAAATTCACCGAGATGACGGCGGTCTGCGTCCATCCCGACTATCGCGGGCGCGGCTACGCGCAGGCGCTGCTCGCGGCGGTCGCGCGCCAGATCGAGGCGCGTGACGAAATTCCGTTCCTGCACGTGTTTACGAACAACAAATCCGCGACCGCACTCTATCAGCGCCAGGGCATGCGCATCCGTCGCCGCCTGTACGTGACGGCGTTCATGAAGTAG
- a CDS encoding serine hydrolase domain-containing protein, translating into MDARTPDFSAARTAMQRYVDQEIVPGVSWALLRGREVVDQQCVGFADREAKTALRPDHIFRAFSNTKIFVTSAIMLLVEEGRIGLDDAIEKFLPRLGHRKVLKQGAASLADVEPAKSPITVRQLLTHTSGLSYGIFDPGTVLFKGYNDARVLNPLTPLTDMIDKLADLPLSYHPGTSWEYSVATDVLGRVVEVVSGKSLDAFFKTRIFDPLGMTDTGFALPEAQQGRLVAHYTGADVLDPMKPGLTRADNLPYPQAYVRPFPRLSGGGGLVSTLPDMLALVRALVPGPDALLKPETLRQMMTNQLPSGQTIRFANLGPMPGKGFGLGGAVTFAPTPFDPPNSAGEFQWGGLAGTHWWICPEANTAGVLMAQRHMGFWNPFFFEFKRLAYRAVGG; encoded by the coding sequence ATGGATGCCAGAACACCAGATTTTTCCGCGGCGCGGACAGCAATGCAGCGCTACGTCGATCAGGAGATCGTTCCCGGCGTGTCCTGGGCGTTGCTGCGGGGGCGCGAGGTGGTCGATCAGCAATGCGTCGGCTTCGCCGATCGCGAGGCGAAGACGGCGCTGCGCCCGGACCACATTTTCCGCGCGTTCTCCAACACCAAGATTTTCGTCACAAGCGCGATCATGCTGCTGGTCGAGGAAGGCCGCATCGGCCTCGATGACGCGATCGAGAAATTCCTGCCGCGGCTCGGCCATCGCAAGGTGCTGAAGCAGGGCGCGGCGAGTCTGGCCGATGTCGAGCCGGCGAAAAGCCCGATCACGGTCCGCCAGCTTCTGACTCATACGTCCGGCCTCAGCTACGGCATCTTCGATCCCGGCACGGTGCTGTTCAAAGGCTACAACGATGCGCGTGTGCTCAATCCGCTGACGCCGCTGACCGACATGATCGACAAGCTTGCCGATCTGCCGCTGTCCTATCATCCGGGTACGTCTTGGGAATATTCCGTAGCGACCGACGTGCTCGGCCGCGTCGTGGAAGTTGTCTCGGGCAAATCCCTCGACGCCTTCTTCAAGACGCGGATATTCGATCCGCTCGGCATGACCGATACCGGCTTCGCCCTGCCCGAAGCGCAGCAGGGCAGGCTGGTTGCGCACTACACCGGCGCCGACGTGCTCGATCCGATGAAGCCGGGCCTCACGCGCGCCGACAATCTGCCGTATCCGCAGGCATATGTGCGGCCATTCCCGCGGCTGTCCGGCGGCGGCGGTCTGGTCTCGACCTTGCCGGATATGCTCGCACTGGTGCGTGCGCTGGTGCCCGGTCCAGACGCGCTTCTGAAACCGGAAACGCTGCGGCAGATGATGACGAACCAATTGCCGTCAGGCCAGACCATCCGCTTCGCCAATCTCGGGCCGATGCCCGGCAAGGGCTTTGGCCTCGGCGGCGCCGTGACCTTTGCGCCGACGCCGTTCGATCCCCCGAATTCCGCCGGCGAATTCCAGTGGGGCGGGCTCGCCGGCACACATTGGTGGATCTGTCCCGAGGCCAATACTGCCGGTGTCCTGATGGCCCAGCGCCACATGGGCTTCTGGAATCCATTCTTCTTCGAGTTCAAGCGCCTGGCCTACCGGGCGGTCGGAGGCTGA
- a CDS encoding DUF429 domain-containing protein: protein MPNYLGLDGFRFGWVAAWIEGRGDHGFDYSPGLARLLAMPHARAMIDMPIGLNPSGYRTCDLRAREMVGPAVFLGARRDLWTFSDMATANRHYWEHEGKGRGVSAQLWNIRDKIKDVDEIMTPERQATIGEAHPELIFWNLAGRVRLATKTSAEGREQRMALLAQHGFTSLPRWLMQRHGTGIGRDDLIDACACAVAARDSMQRVGGVEIDPRGLRMEINY from the coding sequence GTGCCAAACTATCTCGGCCTCGACGGATTTCGCTTCGGCTGGGTCGCGGCCTGGATCGAGGGACGCGGCGATCATGGTTTCGATTATTCGCCTGGCCTGGCGCGTCTGCTCGCAATGCCGCATGCGCGTGCGATGATCGACATGCCGATCGGATTGAACCCGAGCGGTTATCGAACGTGCGATTTGCGTGCGCGCGAAATGGTGGGCCCAGCCGTATTTCTCGGCGCCCGCCGCGATCTCTGGACATTTTCCGACATGGCGACGGCCAATCGCCACTATTGGGAGCACGAGGGCAAGGGCAGGGGTGTCTCGGCCCAGCTCTGGAATATCAGGGACAAGATCAAGGACGTCGATGAGATCATGACGCCGGAGCGGCAGGCGACGATCGGCGAGGCGCATCCGGAATTGATCTTCTGGAATCTGGCAGGGCGAGTCCGGCTCGCGACGAAAACTTCGGCGGAAGGCCGCGAGCAGCGCATGGCGCTGCTGGCGCAACACGGGTTCACCAGCCTGCCAAGATGGCTGATGCAGCGCCACGGCACCGGCATCGGCCGCGACGATCTCATCGATGCCTGCGCCTGCGCAGTCGCGGCGCGGGACAGCATGCAGCGTGTCGGCGGGGTTGAGATCGATCCGCGCGGGTTGCGGATGGAAATCAATTATTGA
- a CDS encoding glutathione S-transferase N-terminal domain-containing protein, translated as MSDLSAFPITKRWPAEHPELLQLYSLPTPNGVKVSIMLEEIGLPYEVHLVDFGKDDQKTPEFLSLNPNGKIPAVLDPDGPGGKPLPLFESGAILQYLAEKTGKLLPQDAARRYQTIQWVHFQMGGIGPMFGQVGFFHKFAGKDFEDKRPLERYVGESRRLLGVMETHLAGRQWFMDDDYTIADISMLGWVRNLVGFYGAADLVAFSQFKSVGAWLERGLARPAVQRGLNIPKRP; from the coding sequence ATGTCCGATCTCTCCGCCTTTCCGATCACGAAGCGCTGGCCAGCCGAACATCCCGAGTTGCTTCAGCTTTATTCATTACCGACGCCGAACGGCGTCAAGGTCTCGATCATGCTGGAGGAGATCGGGCTTCCTTACGAAGTCCATCTCGTCGACTTCGGCAAGGACGACCAGAAGACGCCGGAATTCCTCTCGCTCAATCCGAACGGCAAGATCCCGGCAGTCCTCGATCCCGACGGCCCCGGCGGCAAGCCGCTGCCGCTATTCGAGTCCGGTGCGATTCTGCAATATCTCGCGGAGAAGACGGGCAAGCTGCTGCCGCAGGATGCTGCGCGGCGCTACCAGACGATCCAGTGGGTACATTTCCAGATGGGCGGCATCGGGCCGATGTTCGGCCAGGTCGGCTTCTTCCATAAATTCGCCGGCAAGGATTTTGAAGACAAGCGTCCGCTGGAGCGTTACGTCGGCGAGTCCAGGCGCCTGCTCGGTGTGATGGAGACGCATCTCGCCGGCCGGCAATGGTTCATGGATGACGACTACACCATCGCCGATATCTCCATGCTCGGCTGGGTCCGCAACCTCGTCGGCTTTTACGGCGCTGCCGACCTCGTCGCATTCAGCCAGTTCAAGTCGGTCGGCGCCTGGCTCGAACGCGGGCTGGCGCGGCCGGCGGTGCAGCGTGGGCTGAATATTCCGAAGCGTCCGTGA
- a CDS encoding tRNA-binding protein, with protein sequence MHVTHDPAASASPTIDFNTFLAVDIRVGTIVDAKPFPEARKPAWRLWIDFGPAIGVRKSSAQITENHPLESLVGQQVAAVVNFPPRQIGPVVSEVLTLGFPDADGKVVLMQPSKPVPNGGRLF encoded by the coding sequence ATGCACGTCACCCACGATCCCGCCGCATCCGCCTCGCCGACCATCGACTTCAACACCTTCCTCGCGGTCGATATCCGCGTCGGCACCATCGTCGATGCCAAGCCGTTTCCGGAGGCGCGCAAGCCGGCCTGGCGGCTGTGGATCGACTTCGGCCCCGCGATCGGTGTGCGCAAGAGCTCGGCGCAGATCACCGAGAACCATCCGCTCGAGTCGCTGGTGGGACAGCAGGTCGCCGCCGTCGTCAATTTCCCGCCGCGCCAGATCGGACCTGTCGTCTCGGAGGTGCTGACGCTCGGCTTTCCCGATGCCGACGGCAAGGTCGTGCTGATGCAGCCGAGCAAGCCCGTGCCGAACGGCGGGCGCCTGTTCTAG
- a CDS encoding ArsC family reductase has translation MPNIIYGIKNCDTMKKARAWLDTHGVAYEFHDYKTAGVEKDKLKQWSDKLGWEVLLNRAGTTFKKLPDAEKEGLTEKKALALMLAQPSMIKRPVLEIGSKVLVGFKPDIYDKEVGAKSR, from the coding sequence TTGCCCAACATCATCTACGGCATCAAGAACTGCGACACCATGAAGAAGGCGCGCGCCTGGCTCGACACCCATGGCGTCGCCTATGAGTTCCACGACTACAAGACTGCGGGCGTCGAGAAGGACAAGCTCAAGCAATGGAGCGACAAGCTCGGCTGGGAGGTGCTGCTCAATCGCGCCGGTACGACTTTCAAGAAGCTGCCCGATGCCGAGAAGGAAGGCCTGACCGAGAAGAAGGCGCTCGCGCTGATGCTAGCGCAACCATCGATGATCAAGCGGCCGGTGCTTGAAATCGGCAGCAAGGTCCTGGTCGGCTTCAAGCCTGACATCTACGACAAGGAAGTCGGCGCCAAATCGCGCTAA
- a CDS encoding PAS domain-containing protein gives MDFASATPSVVKSIKQRDLLNTWLRLYTRQQMTPAISEYQPARLEEELSDLVYYTVDNSTPTPRLTIQSEGSRISRAYGHTGKGVLLQDYVGLRLAPFVMPVYHKCVARGLPVYSVADVDDIYGRVVAYERLLLPFQADGKVSHVIASLKTFCEDGGFEIKNLLRGNDTLPRPKLRTVIDRDLFHRVPGRIAAAEIVEFADQPAGPGVTAEIIELN, from the coding sequence TTGGATTTCGCCAGCGCCACTCCCTCCGTCGTCAAGTCGATCAAGCAGCGTGACCTCCTCAACACGTGGCTGCGACTCTATACGCGCCAGCAGATGACCCCAGCGATCTCGGAGTATCAGCCCGCGCGGCTCGAGGAAGAGCTGTCCGATCTCGTCTACTACACGGTGGACAATTCGACGCCGACGCCACGCCTGACCATCCAGAGCGAAGGCTCGCGAATCTCGCGCGCCTACGGCCACACCGGCAAGGGCGTTCTGCTGCAGGACTATGTCGGACTGCGGCTCGCGCCGTTCGTGATGCCGGTCTATCACAAATGCGTCGCGCGCGGGCTTCCGGTCTATAGCGTTGCGGACGTCGACGACATCTATGGTCGCGTCGTCGCTTATGAACGGCTGCTGCTGCCGTTCCAGGCCGACGGCAAGGTCAGCCATGTCATCGCCTCGCTCAAGACCTTCTGCGAGGACGGCGGCTTCGAAATCAAGAATCTGCTGCGCGGAAATGACACGCTGCCGCGGCCGAAGCTGCGCACGGTGATCGACCGCGACCTGTTTCACCGCGTCCCCGGCCGCATCGCCGCCGCCGAAATTGTCGAATTCGCCGATCAGCCGGCCGGTCCTGGCGTCACTGCCGAGATCATCGAGCTGAATTGA
- a CDS encoding ABC transporter ATP-binding protein produces the protein MADEFILETEGLTKEFAGFFAVRDVALKVRRGSIHALIGPNGAGKTTCFNLLTKFLKPSAGKILYKGQDITAMAPADVARLGLVRSFQISAVFPHMTALENVRVALQRQHGSSFDFWRSKSVLNRYNNRALELLNDVGLSEFANTPAVEMPYGRKRALEIATTLALDPEMMLLDEPMAGMGHEDIDKIAALIKRISAKYTILMVEHNLSVVANLSDIITVLTRGQVLAQGNYAELTKDERVKEAYLGAGHA, from the coding sequence TTGGCCGATGAGTTCATTCTCGAAACGGAAGGCTTGACCAAGGAGTTTGCGGGCTTCTTCGCCGTCCGCGACGTTGCGCTCAAGGTTCGCCGTGGGAGCATCCACGCGTTGATCGGCCCGAACGGTGCCGGCAAGACGACGTGCTTCAATCTCCTGACCAAGTTCCTCAAACCGTCTGCCGGAAAAATCCTGTACAAGGGACAGGACATCACCGCGATGGCGCCCGCCGACGTGGCGCGCTTGGGACTGGTGCGTTCATTCCAGATCTCGGCGGTGTTTCCGCACATGACCGCGTTGGAAAATGTTCGCGTCGCGCTTCAGCGGCAGCACGGCAGCTCCTTCGATTTCTGGCGTTCCAAATCGGTGCTGAACCGCTACAACAATCGTGCGCTGGAATTATTGAACGATGTCGGTCTCAGCGAGTTTGCCAACACGCCGGCGGTCGAGATGCCCTATGGGCGAAAGCGCGCATTGGAGATCGCAACCACGCTCGCGCTCGACCCGGAGATGATGCTCCTGGACGAGCCGATGGCCGGCATGGGCCACGAGGACATCGACAAGATCGCGGCGCTGATCAAACGTATCTCGGCGAAATATACCATCCTGATGGTCGAACATAACTTAAGCGTCGTAGCCAATCTCTCCGACATCATCACCGTGCTAACGCGCGGGCAGGTGCTCGCGCAGGGCAATTACGCCGAGCTCACCAAAGACGAGCGCGTCAAGGAAGCCTATCTGGGAGCCGGTCATGCCTGA
- a CDS encoding ABC transporter ATP-binding protein has protein sequence MPETANADAPAKATTGGNILQVRNLEGWYGESHILHGINFDVNAGEVVTLLGRNGAGKTTTLKSIMGILGKRAGSIKFNNQEIIRATSDKIARMGIAFCPEERGIFSSLDVRENLLLPPVVRPGGLPLEQIFDLFPNLKERLNSQGTKLSGGEQQMLAIARILRTGASFLMLDEPTEGLAPVIIQQIGHTIARLKKEGFTILLVEQNFRFASTVADRYYVVEHGKVIDGFSNAELAANMDKLHTYLGV, from the coding sequence ATGCCTGAGACTGCCAACGCGGACGCTCCCGCAAAGGCCACAACGGGCGGCAACATCCTCCAGGTTCGGAACCTGGAGGGCTGGTACGGCGAGTCCCACATCCTGCACGGGATCAATTTCGACGTGAATGCGGGCGAGGTCGTCACCCTGCTCGGACGTAACGGCGCCGGCAAGACGACGACGCTGAAGTCGATTATGGGCATCCTCGGCAAGCGTGCCGGCTCGATCAAATTCAACAACCAGGAGATCATCCGCGCGACCTCCGACAAGATCGCGCGCATGGGCATCGCGTTCTGCCCGGAGGAGCGGGGGATTTTCTCCAGTCTCGACGTGCGGGAGAATTTGTTGCTGCCGCCCGTGGTGCGCCCGGGCGGCTTGCCACTCGAGCAGATATTCGATCTATTTCCGAACCTGAAGGAACGCCTCAACAGCCAGGGCACCAAGCTGTCCGGCGGTGAACAGCAGATGCTTGCGATCGCGCGCATCCTGCGCACCGGCGCGAGCTTCCTGATGCTGGACGAGCCGACCGAAGGACTTGCGCCTGTCATCATTCAGCAGATCGGCCACACCATTGCGCGGCTCAAGAAGGAGGGCTTTACGATCCTCCTTGTCGAGCAGAACTTCCGCTTCGCATCCACCGTTGCCGACCGCTACTACGTCGTCGAGCACGGCAAGGTCATTGACGGATTTTCCAATGCGGAGCTTGCCGCCAATATGGACAAGCTCCACACCTATCTCGGCGTCTAG